Sequence from the Agrococcus sp. SL85 genome:
CCGCGGCCGGGGATGGTGGCGTGGGGCTCGACCTCGAGCCAGGGCTGCAGCACGAACTGCCGCTCGTGCGCCCTGGGGTGCGGCAGGATGAGGGCGTCGTCCGCGCGCTCCAGCTGCCCGATCGCGACGATGTCGATGTCGATCGTGCGGCTGCCGTAGCGCTCCTCGCGCACGCGGCCGAGGGCGTCCTCGATCGCGTGCACCGCGTCGAGCAGGTCGAGGGCGTCGAGCACCGTGCCGACCACCACGACGATGTTCGCGTAGTCGGGCGAGAGGCCCTCGCCGTCGGGATGCCACGACGGCGACTCCCAGGTGCTCGAGCGCTCGAGCACCCGGACGCCGTCGATCGCGTCGAGCGCGCGGACGGCGCGGTCGAGCGTGCCGACGCGGTCGCCCAGGTTCGAGCCGAGCGAGAGCACCGCGCGGTGCTCGGCGAGCAGCCTCACAGCACCACCCAGTCCGAGCGCTCCCGGCTGCGGTGGACGGTCACGGCCACGTCGCCGAAGGGCACGGCGATGGGCGCCTGCGGCTTGTGCACCGTCACCGTCGCGTGCTCGACGCGGCCGTCCACGAGGCACAGCGCCGCGAGGCGGTCGGCGAGCGTCTCGATGAGGTCGACGGGGTCGCGGCCGACGTCGGCGACGATCCGCTCGGCGAGCTCGCCGTAGTGGACCGTCGCGTGCACGTCGTCCCTGTCGATGGCATCGCCCAGGTCGAGCACGAGCTGCACGTCGACGACGAACTCCTGGCCGTCGCGGCGCTCCTCGGGCAGGACCCCGTGGTGCCCGCGGGCCCGCACGCCCGTCAGGGAGATCGCGCCGCTGCGCGGCTGCGGCCGGAGCGCGG
This genomic interval carries:
- the folK gene encoding 2-amino-4-hydroxy-6-hydroxymethyldihydropteridine diphosphokinase, with amino-acid sequence MRLLAEHRAVLSLGSNLGDRVGTLDRAVRALDAIDGVRVLERSSTWESPSWHPDGEGLSPDYANIVVVVGTVLDALDLLDAVHAIEDALGRVREERYGSRTIDIDIVAIGQLERADDALILPHPRAHERQFVLQPWLEVEPHATIPGRGAIAELADYADGDAWRLP